A stretch of DNA from Campylobacter gracilis:
AACTGCCAATCCTGTCCGATAGTTACGTGCTGGGGGCGGATCGCGACCGTGTTTTTCGGCTTTTGGCTATTTATCCCCGTGCTTGTTATTTTCCTCGGGCGCGCGTTTTGCGGCTGGCTTTGCCCGGGCGGATTCGTAAATCAAATGCTGGGCAAATTTGCCGCTTTTAAGCTTAAGCTAAAAAATAACAGGAAGCTACGATATGCGCAGATAGGCATGGTTCTAGCCGTTTTACTTTGCCTCGGCGTGTATTTTATCTACGGCAATCCTCGCGTTATGATCCCTATCCGCACCAGCGACGAGTATCTAAACGCCGTTATCATGTCCTTTAAATTTTCCGACTGGTACTGGGCGGTTCGCACTGCCGTCGTAGTGGCCCTCATCGCCGCATCCTTGATCGTCGCAAATTTATGGTGCCGCTTCGCCTGTCCTAGCGGCGGCATAATGGAGCTGCTGCGTAAAATTTCAATATTTCGCGTTTATAAAACAGATGCCTGCGATAACTGCAACGCCTGTTTGCGCAAATGCGAAATGGGCACGAGACCGGACGAGATGAACTGCACGAACTGCGGCGATTGTATGGATGTTTGCCACGCGGACGCCATCAAATTCGGAAGGAAAAAAGATTAATGAATTTTTTCGCCAAACCCTCCTTCGACAACCACCCGTGCTTTAGCAAAAAAGCGTCCGCTAGCTACGGGCGCGTGCACCTTCCCGTAGCGCCGAATTGCAATATCCAATGCAATTTTTGCAACCGCATCTACGACTGCGCCAACGAAAACCGCCCCGGCGTAACGGGGAGAGTGCAAAGCCCTGATGAAGCAGCGCTATACGTGGAAAATCTATTTAAATTTAGACAGGATATCTCAGTCATAGGTATCGCAGGACCCGGAGATCCTATGTGCGATGCCGACAAGACCCTAGCGACTTTTGAAAAATGCAAAGCCCGCTTCCCTCACGCCCTACTTTGCCTATCCACAAACGGCCTGTCCCTGCCCGAGCACGTGGATGATATCGTGCGAATCGGCGTGAGCCACGTGACGGTGACCGTTAATGCCGTAACGCCTGACGTGGGCGGCAAAATTTATGCGTGGGTGCGCCACAAAAACAAAATTTATCACGGCGAAGAGGGTGCTAGAATTCTTGGGGAGCGCCAAGAGGAGGGGATCCGCAAGCTAAAAGAAGCCCGTATGATCGTTAAAATCAATACGGTCGTAATCCCGGGCGTCAATATGGATCACGTCCCACGTATCGCGAAAAAGGCCAAAGAGTGGCAGGCCGATATCATGAACTGCATGGCGATGATCCCCGTGCAGGGCACCCCTTTTGCAAATATCAAATCGCCCTCAAACGAAGAAATTCGCAGCATGCGAAAGCTCATCGGCGGCTCAATGGCGCAGATGACTCACTGCAGCAGGTGTCGCGCCGACGCGTGCGGCAAGCTTTGCGAGAAATGAAGACCTGCTTTTAGCGGGTCTTTTATCCGGCGCAGGATACACACTCTCATAGCGCACAAAATTTTATGTAGAGATTTAAATTTAAAATTTGTCTAAATTTAGAACTAGCAAGTGGCCGATAAGCGGCTTTTTAGCGGCGGCGGTTTTTTAAAATTTAAAAACAATTTTTAAATAATATTATTTTGCTTTTATTTAACTTTAGGTATAATTTTCCCAAAATTAGGCATTAGAAAAACCGTATAACGGTAAAATAAAGGAGACATCATGGAAAACGTTTCAAGACGTGATCTGCTCAAAATGAGCCTAGTTGGCGCGGGTGCTTTAGCGCTCGGCTCCGTAAATGCAAACGCTGCGGTTAACGCTAAAGACGTCAAATTCGACGAAGAGTGGGACGTAGTAATCGTTGGTTCCGGTTTTGCAGGACTTGCAGCCGGTATCACCGCAGCCGAAAAGGGCAATAAAGTCCTAATCCTAGAAAAGATGGGACGCGTAGGCGGTAACTCCGTAATTAACGGCGGAATATTTGCCGTTCCAAACAGCGACAAACAAAAAGCCGAAGGCATCAAAGATAGCAACGAGCTATTTATCAAAGACTGCCTAAAAGCCGGCCGCGGACTAAACCACGTAGATCTCATCGACACCATCGCTACTCGCGCGCAAGACGCATATAAACTAACTCTAAAATGCGGCGCTAAATACATAGATAAAGTTACTCACGCAGGCGGACACAGCGTACCTAGATCGCTTCAAACCGCTAACGGTTCAGGCTCAGGTATCGTTCAGCCGATGGTAGAATACTTTAAAAATCTACAAGGCTGCGAGCTAAGACAAAGAGCTAAATTTGACGAATTCGTCCTAGGCGAAGATGGCGGCGTAGACGGCGTGATCATCAGAGAGGATTATAAATTTGATCCAAAGAGCCAAAAAGACGACGCCGAAAACACTACCGGAACTAAAAAGACTATAAAAGCTAAAAAAGGCGTAGTACTAGCTGCGGGCGGATTTTGCCGCGACGTATTCTTTAGACAAGTCCAAGATCCATCTATCCTGCCTACTACGGATAGCACCAACCACCCGGGCGCAACAGCAGGCGCTATGAAAGAGGCATTTAGAATCGGCGCTACTCCAGTGCAGCTAAGCTGGATACAGTTTGGTCCATGGGCATGCCCTGACGAAAAAGGCTTTGGCGTAGGCTCTATGTTTAACGTAAACGGAAGCTTCCGCTACGGAATTTCAGTAGATCCAAGAACCGGCAAACGCTATATGAACGAGCTAGCAGACCGCCGCACCCGCTCTCAAGCGATGTTTAAAGTAATCGATGCGAAAGCCGATATCTATCCTATCAACTTCTGCGACTCTGAGGGCGTAAAAAATATGGTCATACCTGAGCACTACACCAAACCGCTAGAATCAGGCGTACTAAAGAAATTTGAAACTCTAGACGAACTAGCCGCAGCTTATAAAATCCCTGCCGCAGAGCTAAAAAAGACCGTAGAGAGATATAATAGCTTCGTTAAATCAGGCAAAGACGAAGATTTTGGCAAACCTATGGATAAAACCACTACAAACGGCGTAGATATCTCTAAACCGCCGTTCTACGCTATGCGCGGCACGCCAAAACTTCACCACACTATGGGTGGTATCGATATCAATACCAAAGCTCAGGTCATCTCTCTGCAAACAGAGATGCCTATCCCAAGATTATTTGCCGCAGGCGAGATCACCGGCGGCGTACACGGAGCTAGCCGCTTAGGTAGCGTGGCGATAGCTGACTGCTTAACGTTTGGTATGATAGCGGGTGAGAATATAGGCTAATTTGCGGCGTCTTTCGGACGCTTTTTGCGGGTTTCGTTAAAATTTGACTTGATAGGCTATATGCCTTATCTTCGTCAAATTTTAACTTTAAAACTCCAAAAATCGCCTCGAAACACTTGCAAATTTTATTTTAATCGCAGGCTGAATTTAAAGTTAAATTTGAAAATTCGGCTTGCGGTACTTCATTAAATTTTATCGCTTGATGAACGAAATGTTCTATCTGCGCTATAAAATTTAGATCCGCCTCGCCTAAAGCTCGCGATAATTCGTTTTAAATTTGCATTTTTTGAGCGCTTTTACGGAGTTTGCTAAAATTTTGCCCGACAGGCTATTTTTGCTTCGTTTCACTCACAACTGCAAGCAGAAGTCTAGCTTCGCAAAATTTTAGCTTCTAACTCAAAAAATCGCCTCGAAATACTTGCAAATTTTATTTTGTATCGCAGGCAGAATTTGGTTTGCGATACTTTTACCTAATAAACTTGAAATTTTATAAATCACCTCTGTCAAAATTTTAAAAATATATGACGCTAAAGCTTTGCCATACAGGCGAAATTTTGTATCACGTCTTACTAAAATTTAGAATTTTTAATAAAAATTATATATTCCGCACGATATAATCGCGCATCTGCTCGCAGCGCGAGCGATAGCTAAATTTCAAGGAGATGTAATGAAAATATTTAAAGCCCTGCTCGCAACAGCGCTAATCACCGCCACCCTAAGCGCTAAGACGCTTAAAGAGGGCACGCTCGTAATAGCCACGGAGGGGACTTACTCGCCGTATTCTTTCTATGACGAGAAAAATAATCTTACCGGCTTTGATGTCGATATCGCTCGCGCGCTGGCAAAAGAGCTAGGGCTAAAGGCGGAATTTTTAACCGCGCCGTGGGATGCGATGCTTGCAGCATTTGATGCAGGCAAAGCAGACATAGCGATGAATCAAGTAAGTATCACGCAGGAGCGCAAGAAAAAATATAATTTCAGCGAGCCTTATACCGTAGCTTATGCTGCACTGGTAGTGCGAGCTGATAACGAGGAGATTAAGAGTTTTGCGGATCTTAAAGGCAAAAAAAGCGTCCACTCCGCTACCAGTAACTGGGCGGACATGGCGCGCAGCTATGGCGCCGAGATCGTTACGGCAGACGGATTTAGCAAGGGCGTGGAGCTTATCATAGCTCGTCGCGCAGACGCTACGATCAACGACAACATCACATTTTTCGACTATATGAAGCAGCGCCCGAACGCACCGCTAAAGATCGCAGCTCAAGGCAATGAGCCGATCTATTCCGCCGTGCTGCTTAAAAAGGATGATGAGTTGACGGCACAGATAAATTCCGCGCTAAAATCGCTAAAGCAAAAAGGCGTTCTGAAAGAAATTTCACTTAAATATTTTGGCAAAGACATTACGGAATAAATTCTACGACCGCTTAGTTGAAGCGTGGAATTTTAAACTTAGCTGAGCGGAATTTTGCATTTTAAATTTCGCTCATAAAATTTTGGAGGAATTATGAAAAATTTAATAAAAACTTTGCTTGCGTGCGCGCTTTTAATATGCGGCGCAAACTCTAAAACACTACGCGAAGGCGTGCTTAAAGTAGCTACGGAAGGCACCTTTTCGCCATTTTCGTATTATAACGACAAAAATGAGCTCGTGGGATACGACGTAGATGTCGCGCGCGCAGTTGCCGAAAAGCTTGGTCTAAAAATAGAATTTCTAACCGCGCCTTGGGATGCGATGCTTGCAGCATTTGATGCAGGCAAGGCAGACGCTGTGTTTAATCAAGTAAGCATTACTGATGAGCGCAAGAAAAAATATGAGTATTCTGTGCCCTACACCGTCGTTTACGGAGCTATTATCGTGCATAAAGATAACAACGACATTAAAAGCTTCGAGGATTTAAAAGGCAAGAAAAATGCGGACTCCGCTACCAGCAACTGGGCGCAAGTCGCTAAAAAATACGGCGCGCAAAACGTAACCGTCGATAGTTTTGCTAAAAGTATGGAGCTGCTGATCGCTCGCCGCGTAGATACCGTCGTGCGCGATAATACCGTATTTTACGACTTTTTAAAGCAGCGCCCGGACGCTCCGATTAAAATCGCCGCAAAGCTAAAAGATGTCGATTATAGCGCTGCAATCGTGCAAAAGGGCAATAAAGAGCTCGCAGATCAAATCAACAAAGCCCTAAACGAACTCAAAGCCGAGGGCAAGCTAAAAGAAATTTCGCTTAAATATTTCGGCAAAGATGTGAGTGAATGAACGAAACAAGCAGAATCCTAGAGCTTGTTAGCAGCTCGCTAGAGCCGATGGCGCTAGCTCTGCTGCAAGTTACGATCCCGCTTACGATAATCTCATTTCTGCTCGGGCTCGTGCTTGCGGTGCTGACGGCGGTCGCACGCATCGCAAATTTTAAAATTTTAAAGCAGCTAAGCGAAATTTATATTTGGATTTTTCGCGGCACTCCGCTTTTGGTGCAGCTTTTTATCGTCTATTTCGGACTTCCAATCGTTGGGATCACACTTGATGTTTGGGCTGCTGCGATCATTACCTTTAGCCTCAATATCGGTGCTTACGCTTCAGAGGCGGTGCGAGCTGCGATCCTATCAGTGCCAAAGGGGCAATGGGAGGCAGCTACCTCTTTAGGCATGAGCTACGCTCAAATTCTGCGCCGCATTATCGCTCCGCAAGCAGCACGCATATCACTGCCGCCGCTATCAAATATATTTATCTCTACGCTTAAAGACACTTCGCTCGTAGCCTCGATTACGATGGTCGATATGTTTATGGTCGCTCAACGTATTGCTGCGCGGGCATTCGATCCGCTCACGTTATACGTGCTGGCGGCGCTATTTTATCTAGCAGTCTGCACCCTTCTTACGTTCTTGCAATCCAAGTTAGAGCGACGATTTTCAAGGTTCGTGTGATGATAAAATTTACGAACTTAACTAAGCGCTTTGGCGATCACGTCGTGCTAAATGGGATAAGCTTAGAATTTCGCGATGGGCAAACGACAGTGATTTTAGGAAGCTCCGGCTCTGGCAAATCCACGATGCTGCGCTGCATAAATCTGCTCGAAATTCCAAGCGGCGGCGAGCTACAGCTAGGCGAGTTTAAGATAAATTTCGACGCTCCGCATAAAACAAGCGAGTATCATCCATTCCGCGCGCATACGGGCATGGTTTTTCAAAGCTTCAATCTCTTTCCGCACCTCAACGTCTTACAAAACGTCATCGAAGCGCCCGTACACGTGCTAAAGCAGCCACGCGAGCTTGCCGAGGCAAATGCAATGGCGCTGCTAAAAAAGGTCGGCATGGTGGATAAAGCTGGCGCGTATCCGGCTCGCCTCTCCGGCGGTCAGAGCCAGCGCGTGGCGATCGCGCGAGCACTTGCTATGCAGCCTGAGTTTTTGCTGCTGGATGAGCCTACGAGCGCGCTTGATCCCGAGCTTGAGGC
This window harbors:
- a CDS encoding amino acid ABC transporter substrate-binding protein; the encoded protein is MKNLIKTLLACALLICGANSKTLREGVLKVATEGTFSPFSYYNDKNELVGYDVDVARAVAEKLGLKIEFLTAPWDAMLAAFDAGKADAVFNQVSITDERKKKYEYSVPYTVVYGAIIVHKDNNDIKSFEDLKGKKNADSATSNWAQVAKKYGAQNVTVDSFAKSMELLIARRVDTVVRDNTVFYDFLKQRPDAPIKIAAKLKDVDYSAAIVQKGNKELADQINKALNELKAEGKLKEISLKYFGKDVSE
- a CDS encoding 4Fe-4S binding protein translates to MFSIVNMAKMKKVSRLTKIRRLVQLIFIGAIGQWAYYGIFRCPFIVPFVNCQSCPIVTCWGRIATVFFGFWLFIPVLVIFLGRAFCGWLCPGGFVNQMLGKFAAFKLKLKNNRKLRYAQIGMVLAVLLCLGVYFIYGNPRVMIPIRTSDEYLNAVIMSFKFSDWYWAVRTAVVVALIAASLIVANLWCRFACPSGGIMELLRKISIFRVYKTDACDNCNACLRKCEMGTRPDEMNCTNCGDCMDVCHADAIKFGRKKD
- a CDS encoding amino acid ABC transporter ATP-binding protein yields the protein MIKFTNLTKRFGDHVVLNGISLEFRDGQTTVILGSSGSGKSTMLRCINLLEIPSGGELQLGEFKINFDAPHKTSEYHPFRAHTGMVFQSFNLFPHLNVLQNVIEAPVHVLKQPRELAEANAMALLKKVGMVDKAGAYPARLSGGQSQRVAIARALAMQPEFLLLDEPTSALDPELEAQVLKTIAELAAEDRSLIIVTHNMGFARKIADRILFLDGGVIAFDGDAEEFFGSNDERIAKFIGAMSF
- a CDS encoding flavocytochrome c, which translates into the protein MENVSRRDLLKMSLVGAGALALGSVNANAAVNAKDVKFDEEWDVVIVGSGFAGLAAGITAAEKGNKVLILEKMGRVGGNSVINGGIFAVPNSDKQKAEGIKDSNELFIKDCLKAGRGLNHVDLIDTIATRAQDAYKLTLKCGAKYIDKVTHAGGHSVPRSLQTANGSGSGIVQPMVEYFKNLQGCELRQRAKFDEFVLGEDGGVDGVIIREDYKFDPKSQKDDAENTTGTKKTIKAKKGVVLAAGGFCRDVFFRQVQDPSILPTTDSTNHPGATAGAMKEAFRIGATPVQLSWIQFGPWACPDEKGFGVGSMFNVNGSFRYGISVDPRTGKRYMNELADRRTRSQAMFKVIDAKADIYPINFCDSEGVKNMVIPEHYTKPLESGVLKKFETLDELAAAYKIPAAELKKTVERYNSFVKSGKDEDFGKPMDKTTTNGVDISKPPFYAMRGTPKLHHTMGGIDINTKAQVISLQTEMPIPRLFAAGEITGGVHGASRLGSVAIADCLTFGMIAGENIG
- a CDS encoding amino acid ABC transporter substrate-binding protein, whose product is MKIFKALLATALITATLSAKTLKEGTLVIATEGTYSPYSFYDEKNNLTGFDVDIARALAKELGLKAEFLTAPWDAMLAAFDAGKADIAMNQVSITQERKKKYNFSEPYTVAYAALVVRADNEEIKSFADLKGKKSVHSATSNWADMARSYGAEIVTADGFSKGVELIIARRADATINDNITFFDYMKQRPNAPLKIAAQGNEPIYSAVLLKKDDELTAQINSALKSLKQKGVLKEISLKYFGKDITE
- a CDS encoding radical SAM protein; this translates as MNFFAKPSFDNHPCFSKKASASYGRVHLPVAPNCNIQCNFCNRIYDCANENRPGVTGRVQSPDEAALYVENLFKFRQDISVIGIAGPGDPMCDADKTLATFEKCKARFPHALLCLSTNGLSLPEHVDDIVRIGVSHVTVTVNAVTPDVGGKIYAWVRHKNKIYHGEEGARILGERQEEGIRKLKEARMIVKINTVVIPGVNMDHVPRIAKKAKEWQADIMNCMAMIPVQGTPFANIKSPSNEEIRSMRKLIGGSMAQMTHCSRCRADACGKLCEK
- a CDS encoding amino acid ABC transporter permease produces the protein MNETSRILELVSSSLEPMALALLQVTIPLTIISFLLGLVLAVLTAVARIANFKILKQLSEIYIWIFRGTPLLVQLFIVYFGLPIVGITLDVWAAAIITFSLNIGAYASEAVRAAILSVPKGQWEAATSLGMSYAQILRRIIAPQAARISLPPLSNIFISTLKDTSLVASITMVDMFMVAQRIAARAFDPLTLYVLAALFYLAVCTLLTFLQSKLERRFSRFV